The window ACAATGCGCCAGTCGCGTCCCTCGTGGCTGACACCGACGTCGACGAACTGCGAGTCCAGCACCACTTGGCAGAAACTCTCCTTGATCGCCGTGATGGCGGACTGCGCATCACGCGGCCCGGACAAGGTGATCGCCTGCACGTTGACCATCGGGTACGACGCCCGGGCCATGGCTTGCTGCAAGTCGACGGGCCCGCTGGCCGATAAAACCAGACGCTGATCGCTCGTCAGCGGTGGCAATTCCTGTGACGCCTGACCGGCACACTTTTGCGCCTGGCTGCGGTAAGCGTTGATCGACTCGACCAGTTGCGTTTCTTCGGTGGCCACGGCAGTGGCGGCGAATACCAACCCCAGCGGCAACACGGCAAAACGCACAGCGGATGACAGGACGCGCATGGAATTCTCCCTTGAATTGACTGCGCCCATGATGCGCGATTCCACCCCATGCCGCGCAATGCCTTTTTGTGCTTTGTTGCCAGCGTTTGACATGATTTGGCTACTACACTGAAGCCAAGTCGCCAGACGGGCGCTTCCCTCGACGCCACACAGAGTGTCTCCATCATGTCCTTCAAATGGTCCGTTGTGATTCTTGTGGTTACCCTTGTCGCAGGCCAGGTTATTGCCGACGACCAGCAGCAGAAAAAAGAAGTGGCTGAAGACAAGGCCCAAGTGCTTGAGCACAAGGCCGCTGAGAAGGGCGGCGATCTGCCCGTACCGAAATCCGAGGCGATCACTCAGTCCGAAGTCCAGGCCGTCGACCCGGCCGGCAAGTCCCCGCTGGACGATGCGATTACCTGCATGGCACGCTCCATCTATTGGGAAGCCAAAGGCAAAAACACGGCCGACATGGAAGCGGTCGCCAACGTGGTTATGAACCGCCTCGGCCACGAAGGTTTCCCCGACACGGTG is drawn from Pseudomonas sp. 31-12 and contains these coding sequences:
- a CDS encoding cell wall hydrolase, which gives rise to MSFKWSVVILVVTLVAGQVIADDQQQKKEVAEDKAQVLEHKAAEKGGDLPVPKSEAITQSEVQAVDPAGKSPLDDAITCMARSIYWEAKGKNTADMEAVANVVMNRLGHEGFPDTVCAVVKQGSETKSCQFSWWCDGKSDTVQEETQYALAKEIARKALNKQLPDRTGGAMYFHDRTVKPDWARSYTKTFETKMFRFYKPHDGSAK